A genome region from Streptomyces sp. S4.7 includes the following:
- the ftsX gene encoding permease-like cell division protein FtsX, translating into MRAQFVLSEIGVGLRRNLTMTFAVIISVALSLALFGGALLMREQVSVMKDFWYDKVNVSIFLCNKGDAETTDKCEKGPVTADQRKTIETDLDKMDIVDEVYHETADEAYKHYREQYGETPIAGMITPDQMQESFRVKLKDPEKYKVVATAFEGRDGVQSVADQRNILENLFNLMQGMNVAALGVMALMLVIALMLIVNTVRVSAFSRRRETGIMRLVGASSFYIQMPFIMEAAFAGLIGGVVACVLLLAGRYFLIDGGLALADKMQLVNFIGWDAVLAVLPLVLVIGLLMPAVAASVALRKYLKV; encoded by the coding sequence TCCGCCGAAATCTGACGATGACGTTCGCCGTCATCATTTCCGTAGCCCTCTCGCTCGCGCTGTTCGGCGGCGCACTGCTCATGCGCGAGCAGGTCAGCGTGATGAAGGACTTCTGGTACGACAAGGTCAACGTCTCGATCTTCCTGTGCAACAAGGGAGACGCCGAGACCACCGACAAGTGCGAGAAGGGCCCGGTCACCGCGGATCAGCGGAAGACCATCGAGACGGACCTCGACAAGATGGACATCGTCGACGAGGTCTACCACGAGACGGCAGACGAGGCGTACAAGCACTACCGCGAGCAGTACGGCGAGACCCCCATCGCCGGGATGATCACCCCGGACCAGATGCAGGAGTCGTTCCGGGTCAAGCTGAAGGACCCGGAGAAGTACAAGGTGGTGGCGACCGCCTTCGAGGGCCGGGACGGTGTGCAGTCCGTCGCGGACCAGCGCAACATCCTGGAGAACCTCTTCAACTTGATGCAGGGCATGAACGTCGCCGCGCTCGGAGTGATGGCGCTGATGCTTGTCATTGCCCTGATGCTGATCGTGAACACCGTCCGGGTGTCCGCGTTCAGCAGACGGCGGGAGACCGGCATCATGCGGCTGGTGGGAGCGTCGAGTTTCTACATCCAGATGCCGTTCATCATGGAGGCCGCGTTCGCCGGACTGATCGGCGGTGTCGTCGCCTGTGTACTGCTGCTCGCCGGGCGTTACTTCCTGATCGACGGCGGACTCGCGCTCGCGGACAAGATGCAACTGGTCAACTTCATCGGGTGGGACGCGGTGCTGGCCGTCCTTCCGCTGGTGCTGGTGATCGGTCTGCTCATGCCGGCCGTGGCCGCTTCCGTCGCGTTGCGCAAGTACCTCAAGGTGTGA